From Hymenobacter sediminicola:
ATTTGCTTTCAGACAGGTTGCTTTCATTGGAACAACCACGTCACACTGTCAGACTGGCGGCAAGGCGCTATTCCGCAATAAAACAGCGGCACCCGATTCCTCAGGTGCCGATGCTGTTTTGCTACGTACCCAAAACTACCTATTCCACTTCCGGACTACGGCGGCGCATCCAGGCGGGGCCGGTGCAGGCGCCTTCCATTTTCTGGCGGAACTTCTCCTTTTCCTCGGGCGTGAGGCATTCCAGACGGGTTTCCATCTTCTGCTTCCACTGGCGGCGCTTGCGGGCCCAGTCGGCGCGGTGGCCGCGGCCGCCCCAGCCCCCGAACAGGATGCGCGAAAGCACCAGCAGCCCCAGCGCCTGCCAGATGCTGATGAGGGGCAGATTGAAAAGGTCAGGCAGCAGCCAGTTCCAGAGGCGCATGGTTACGTAGCCGGCCACGGCCAGGAACAGTGTAATCAGGAGCAGTATTTTTAGGCCGTGTAACAGGCGAAAGGAGCGGTTCATGGTAATTGGGTGTTAAAAGAACGTGATGCAGAGCGCAACGGAGCCTCTCGCGTGCATACTATTGATTACTACTCAGGCGAGATGCTTCGCTCCGCTCTGCATGACGTTCTGCTTGGTTCATCTAATCCGTAAACAGCTCGGTGTAGAGCGTGCGGAGGCGTTTGCGCAGGTGCTGCACGGCGTAGTGCTTGCGCGAAATCAGGGTTTTGAGCGGGACGCCGGTTTCTTTCTCCATTTCGCGGAAGGTTTTGTCTTCCAGCTCGTGCCAGATAAACACCTGGCGCTGGGCGGCGGGCAGCTCGGCCAGCGCGTCGCTGAGGGCTTCCATGAGGGTTTCGCGCAGCAGTCGGTTCTCGGGCGCGTCGTCTACGGCCGGCAGAATATCGGCCAGCAGCAACGAATTTTCGTCGCCGTCGGCGGCAAAGGCAGCCATTTCGTTTTCCAGTGAAACGGGCTTTTTGCGGCGGTAGAGGTCGGTGATTTTGTTGCGGGCCACACGGAACAGCCAGGCGGCGGCCTGCTCCACGGGCTTCATCAGCCGGTAGCTTTCCACGAGCTCGGCAAACACGTCCTGCAGCACGTCTTCGGCCTCGTCCTCGTTGGGAATGCGGCGGCGGATAAACGCCAGCAGACGCTTCCGCTGGGTGCGCACGGCTTCCTGTATCTGCAGGTCCTGGTGGCCGGCCGTCATGCGTGCAGCGTCGAGTGGTAGAGCTATGGATTCCATTCTGCTGACACAGACGTGGAGCGCCGGAAGATACTTTATCAGTACGCGGAAATTTTATCGGGGCAGCAAAACGCCGGTCATCCTGAGCGCAGCGAAGGACCTTACCACGCTGGAACGAGTCGTTGAAACGATTGTCGTGCAGACGTAATAAGGTCCTTCGCTGCGCTCAGGATGACAGGTGTGTTGTTGTTGCTTACAAAAAGTGGTACAGGAACGTAATGACGCCGGTGTAGGCAGGCTTTTTATTGCCTTCGATTTCCATCGTCACGCCGATGTTGGCTTTGGCGATGCCGCGCAAATCTTTCACGGCCAGCAGCTTGGCGTGCAGGCGCACAGGCGTGTTCACCAGCACGGCCTGGTTGAAGCGGAACTCACTGATTTCGTAGTTCACCTGCATCTTCAGGTTTTCCACCTGCACCAGCTGGTTCCAGAAGTAGGGCAGCAACGACAGCGTGAGGTAGCCGTGGGCAATGGTGCCCCCGAACGGTGACTCGGCGGCGGCGCGCTCGGGGTCGGTGTGGATCCACTGGAAATCCAGGGTGGCGGCGGCGAACTGGTTGATTTGCTCCTGCGTGATGACGTGCCAGGGCGTGATACCGAGGTCCTGGCCCTCGTGCTGTTGCAGCTCGGCTAAGCTGCCAATGGTGATGCTCATGAGGCAATAAGTTGCGGTGGCGGAAGTGCTAAAGTACGGTTTGCCTACGGGAGCGGCTATACCTGCGCCGAAAAAGGTCCGGCTGCGGCCCCGAAGACTTTCCTGAGAGCGAATCTTCGCCCCGAAAACGCCCAATCAGGCCAATTTAAAGGGTGGCGTTTTCCGATTTTCAGGATACCTTTGCCAGCTAATTGCCCCGCCGTGCCCCGGCCGATGGGGATTCGTTCCGCCGCCAACGCTACCGCATGGACCAGAACATACCGCAGGTTATCCAAACGGTTCCTCTTCAGTACTACGTTTTCTTCGCCGCCGCGCTGTTCAGCATCGGTGTGCTGGGCGTACTTACCCGGCGTAACGCCATCATCATTTTTATGTGCGTGGAGCTGATGCTCAACGCCGTGAATGTGCTGCTGACTGCCTTCTCGGCCTACCGCGCCGACCCCAACGGACAGGTTTTCGTGTTCTTCATCATGGCCGTGGCCGCCGCCGAAGTGGCGGTCGGGCTGGCCATTATTGTGATGATTTACCGCAACCTGCAGAATACCGACGTCACTCTGCTCAACCGCCTGAAGTTCTGATTTGCCATGTCATCCTGAGCGGAGCGAAGGATCTTATCACGTCTGGATTATTTCTGAACGATTACCGTTCTAACGTGATAATATCCTTCGCTCCGCTCAGGATGACAGACGTACTTCTGCATCCCTGACTTATGCAAGAAACTGTAATCCCCGCTGCCGGCGCGCCGTACTCCACGTTTCTGTACGTGCTTATTCCGCTGCTGCCGTTTTTGGGCTTTCTGATCAACGGGCTGCTCAACCGCAAGCTTTCGGGCACGGTGGCCGGTGCCATCAGCAGCTTGGCGGTGCTGGGCTCGTTCGCCATTTCGGTGTTCCTGTTCCTGAACTTCCAGTACCAGTACACCGTCACGCTGTTCGACTGGATTTCGGTCGGCTCGATGCAGATTCCGTTCAGCTACCAGATCGACCAACTCAGCCTGATTATGCTGCTGCTCGTAACGGGCGTGGGCTTCCTGATTCACGTGTACAGCATCGGCTACATGCACCACGACGAGAACGTGGGCAAGTTTTTCAGCTTCCTGAATCTGTTCGTATTCAGCATGCTGGTGCTGGTGCTGGGCGCCAACTTCGTGATTCTGTTCATCGGCTGGGAAGGCGTGGGGCTGTGCTCCTACCTGCTCATCGGCTTCTGGAACAAAAACACCAGCTACAACAACGCCGCTAAGAAAGCCTTCATTATCAACCGCGTCGGTGACCTGGGCTTCCTGCTCGGCATCTTCCTGATTTACCTGACCTTTGACTCGGTGCAGTACGCCGAGGTGTTCCAGAAAGCATCAACGATGCAGATTGGCGCGGGTGTGGTCACGGCCATTACGCTGCTGCTGTTCGTGGGTGCTACCGGTAAATCGGCGCAGCTGCCGCTCTACACCTGGCTGCCCGACGCCATGGCCGGCCCTACCCCCGTGTCGGCCCTGATTCACGCCGCTACCATGGTAACGGCCGGTATCTACATGATTCTGCGCGCCAACGTGCTGTTCACGCTGGCCCCCGATACCCTCGAAGTTATTGCCATCATCGGCGCGGCTACGGCCCTGTTTGCCGCCACCATCGGCCTGGCACAGAACGACATCAAGAAGGTGCTGGCCTACTCCACCGTTTCGCAGCTGGGCTACATGTTCCTGGCTCTGGGCGTGATGGGGTACAGCACCAGCCTGTTCCACGTCCTGACCCACGCCTTCTTCAAGGCGCTGATGTTCCTGGGCGCCGGCTCTGTGATTCACGCCATGAGCAACGAGCAGGACATGCGCCGCATGGGCGGCCTGCGCAAAGCCCTGCCGATTACGTTCATCACCTTCTTCGTGGGCTGCCTGGCCATTGCCGGCATCCCGCCCTTCTCGGGCTTCTTCTCCAAGGATGAAATCCTGCTGCACGCCTTCGAGCACAGCAAGGTGCTGTACGCGGTGGGCCTGTTCACGGCCTTCCTGACGGCCTTCTACATGTTCCGTCTGCTGTTCCTCACCTTCTTCGGCGAGTTCCGGGGCACCGAGGAGCAGAAGCACCACCTGCACGAGTCGCCGGCTTCCATGACGCTGCCGCTCATCGTGCTGGCTATTCTGGCCGCCGTGGGTGGCTTCATGAACGCGCCCTTCTTCCTGGGTGAGGAAAACGCCTACCTAGCCAACTACCTCGCGCCCCTGTTCACCTACTCCAAGCAGCTGAACCCGGCCGCCTTCGGCGTACACCCTGACCACGCCACCGAACTCATGCTCATTGGCCTCTCGGTGGGTGCGGGCGTGCTGGGCATCATTCTGGCCTACGTGCAGTACGTGAGCCGCGGGGTGCGCCCGGTGGAAGACGGCGAGTCGCGCGGCTTCCTCGAAAACCTGATTTACCACAAGTACTACATCGACGAGCTGTACAACGCACTGATCGTGCGCCCCATCATGTGGCTCTCGCGCGGTCTGTTCCGCTACGTGGAGAACGGCATCATCGACCCCATCGTGAACGGCT
This genomic window contains:
- a CDS encoding RNA polymerase sigma factor, translating into MESIALPLDAARMTAGHQDLQIQEAVRTQRKRLLAFIRRRIPNEDEAEDVLQDVFAELVESYRLMKPVEQAAAWLFRVARNKITDLYRRKKPVSLENEMAAFAADGDENSLLLADILPAVDDAPENRLLRETLMEALSDALAELPAAQRQVFIWHELEDKTFREMEKETGVPLKTLISRKHYAVQHLRKRLRTLYTELFTD
- a CDS encoding MaoC family dehydratase; its protein translation is MSITIGSLAELQQHEGQDLGITPWHVITQEQINQFAAATLDFQWIHTDPERAAAESPFGGTIAHGYLTLSLLPYFWNQLVQVENLKMQVNYEISEFRFNQAVLVNTPVRLHAKLLAVKDLRGIAKANIGVTMEIEGNKKPAYTGVITFLYHFL
- the nuoK gene encoding NADH-quinone oxidoreductase subunit NuoK; amino-acid sequence: MDQNIPQVIQTVPLQYYVFFAAALFSIGVLGVLTRRNAIIIFMCVELMLNAVNVLLTAFSAYRADPNGQVFVFFIMAVAAAEVAVGLAIIVMIYRNLQNTDVTLLNRLKF
- the nuoL gene encoding NADH-quinone oxidoreductase subunit L; translated protein: MQETVIPAAGAPYSTFLYVLIPLLPFLGFLINGLLNRKLSGTVAGAISSLAVLGSFAISVFLFLNFQYQYTVTLFDWISVGSMQIPFSYQIDQLSLIMLLLVTGVGFLIHVYSIGYMHHDENVGKFFSFLNLFVFSMLVLVLGANFVILFIGWEGVGLCSYLLIGFWNKNTSYNNAAKKAFIINRVGDLGFLLGIFLIYLTFDSVQYAEVFQKASTMQIGAGVVTAITLLLFVGATGKSAQLPLYTWLPDAMAGPTPVSALIHAATMVTAGIYMILRANVLFTLAPDTLEVIAIIGAATALFAATIGLAQNDIKKVLAYSTVSQLGYMFLALGVMGYSTSLFHVLTHAFFKALMFLGAGSVIHAMSNEQDMRRMGGLRKALPITFITFFVGCLAIAGIPPFSGFFSKDEILLHAFEHSKVLYAVGLFTAFLTAFYMFRLLFLTFFGEFRGTEEQKHHLHESPASMTLPLIVLAILAAVGGFMNAPFFLGEENAYLANYLAPLFTYSKQLNPAAFGVHPDHATELMLIGLSVGAGVLGIILAYVQYVSRGVRPVEDGESRGFLENLIYHKYYIDELYNALIVRPIMWLSRGLFRYVENGIIDPIVNGFGRLTMGGGQLLRYVQTGSVETYLILMVVGIVLVMALNFGKF